In Procambarus clarkii isolate CNS0578487 chromosome 30, FALCON_Pclarkii_2.0, whole genome shotgun sequence, the DNA window TGGTGATTTGGGCTTTACCATTCTTCCTGTATAACCTCATGGTCAGGTGTTTTGCAGTCTGTTGTTGCTGTGGATCCTATGACTACCTCTTCCTGGTGGTCCCTTTGGCCATCGACCATCCCTTGTTTTGAATGCTGCTGCTTGTCCATTCTTGTTCGCTCATTGAGtgttgccttttttttttttatcgtagTGGTTTCATTTCTGACTCTTTGGAGGATAGTTAGGGTTCCATCTTCATCTCTTCTTCCACCAGTCCTAGTCATCCTTTTGGGTATGTCCCTGTCCAGGGGTCTTTTGTTACTTCAGCCTGCATTTTTTTTTCTGTTACTTCTGGTTTTCCGGTTtggcagtgtgtggggggtgacCCTTGGTAGGACTTTGTCGTGCTGGCCAGATgtttctccagcactttgcttgtTGGgaggggacaccatgagcgtagctctcattctgtaactacacttgggtaattacactcgGGTTATTACTATTACCCGTGTTCTGCTTGGGATGCTCGTGTGTATGCTGTGTTTCTTGGGCCTGTGTCCATGGTTCCTTGTCTTAGTGCCCAGCTTTCTTACTGGCTTGCTGGATGGTTTTGTACACATTTCCTGTTACATCTGTTGCTTGTGGTTTTTTCTAGTTCTAGGCAGCATATTTGAGTTTGTGATTTCTGGTTCTGCTCCTCTCCAACCATAGTCTGCCCTGTTGTTTTCCTTTTTgatgtgaaatagctctgggattTAGAAGGGAGGGACCCTCCCAGCAatccagagttgaatgtaatgaaatgtcttcAAAGTGGGTTCAATCTGTATCATCCCATTCCTTCCCTGGGAGGCTTGCTGCTTTGGACTCTTGGGTTGCCATCTGTTGGTGAGGGTGTTAAGCTGACTAAAGTTGTGGCACCTGGATAATGAGTGTGTATCTAGTTTGAATCAGGGTTGTAAATGTTGTCTAAGAGGTTGCTTGTTTTGTTGCACTTTACCTTTCTGATCATTTTTCcatgggttacaatggtggtctAGTACCCACAGATCACTATTGCCTCTTTTGAGGGGGGGCCAGATACTGCTGATACTGATCTCTGGAAGGGGCTTGTGAATACATAGGGCCTGGTGTGGTACAGTACCCTTATTTGGAGGACTCCAGGTGCATAGCTTTAgaagatataataataataataataataataaataataatctttatttaggtaaggtacatacataaagagatttacaaagtttgttggctttatagatagagctagtacatacaatgcctaaagccactattacgcaaagcgtttcgggcagatctgtaTATAGAGGGTAATCCTCCAGAAAGCATTACTTCATAATGTTCAATGCTAAATTCTTTCATGTTTTGTCTCCATCTTTAAATTGTTTTTTCCAGATGCATCTTGCTAGCCCTCTTTCTTATGGTAAGGCTTCTCATGAGGAAACCAAAAAACTTCTTGCTgcattttaaatttaattaccAAATTATTGCATAGATCACCACCTTGCATGGCATTTAAGTAACGAGTCTTTTTGCTGTCTTGTAGGAGCGCAAACGAGAGACGTGGACTCATCGCCGACTGGAAAATTTGAAGGATGTGATAACATATTTTAGCATCGTTAAATCGAACAAGGAGTTGGAACATGGCAAGCATTTCTTCATACCTACAGGACTGGCAGCTTTTACACCTCTGATATTTAAGGCAAGTCATGGCCCATTCCATTCATTATTTTCATACTTCTGATGAATATCTCTTGTAATATGCTAATGCGTTGATTATGTACTTTTTATTTTTTACTGTTGTACAATTTTGTTAAACAAATTTAATATTTCCCTTGCTGCTTCTGCTTCCACCAGTCCTGGTCATTCTTTTGGGTCTGTGCCTGTCCAGGGGTCTTTGTTGTTCTTCATCTTAGATATGTGCTGTTTGCATGAAGGTTTTCTCCTTCCAATGAGTGCACTTTTCCTAGTTCATAATAAATgagattatttttattattttcttgtgTATATTAACCCTTAAAATACAGTTATTGTCATATGATTTTAGTTATCAGTTGGTTttattcaaatgtaaatatggctATAATATATTGActgtatatgggtatatatacatatgggtatatgtatatatatataaggtgtgACAGGTTGTGGTATTGCAGCTATACTagaccaagatggtatggctctccctcacacaaatactaaaaaaaaaaactggctattggccttgcagtgtgtaagtcacaggtggaaacaaatgataatcatcaaataaataattaaaacaatttactgaaatattaatgaacaaaaatgACACGGGTGAATACTTGGCTATTATTATACAGGTTATAACAAATCAAATAAGTAAATGAAAGTTTAACTCTAATATAATGCaagaagatatactggtgtactgaagacagctatcataccaccatggcatcagacaCATGGCGTTGGCTGAAGGCAGATGATGGGTGAGAGAGACCAAGGTGATCCCAGAgcactgagagagagagtggcTCTCTAGTGAGGCGATGCCCTGTATATAGTCCAGTGGTGATGACTCGCATCCAGTGTCAACGCAAGGTGGacctctggtcaactagcaaactgctcgtttgTGACtagcggtgcctttgtgttgagatgCACCACGGctagttgaaggcggctaactgcttgtttggaaACTACTGGTTAGCAGAGGCACCCGGCTTGCCTCTGAGCCGTACCAGGCCCTGGGGTGTATGGAGAGATGGAAAGGTGGgaaaggtggcaggactgatgactcatctgagctggtgtagatgtagacttccagtggaaaggcattgaaggtgaggggaaaaggcagttccactgctatgcaggggattcacgtgacaacAGTCTGgacaggccactccagaccgataaccagagcgcaactccatagtctcctgaaacTAATGGATGCCTACCATTACTACTATATGGATATAATAGTTAACTTAAAGCCATAAGAGAATTCTActatcatatttttattttaatgttGCTATTGATGAGGCTATCGTGTACTACAAGCAATACGTTTATCGTCAAATTACAATTTGGTGTTTCCTGCTGGTGTTTGAATCTAATTCTAGATGTGATTACAAGGCAGAATAGCAGCAAAGGACTGGGTTGTAAGGCACTTCCTTTTGAACTGTGGCAGgaacaaatatatttatatacaatataaGTTTGTCAGCAAAATTATGTTGCCTCAGTCTACAGACCAAATGACTCCCTCACCTGGAAATCTCCCAATGTGCACAAAACACAAGAAGACTTGGATATGTGTGTTtgcattttcattactttttgcaTACAAATTTTTTTTCTCCTGTTCTCCACACAGGCATGGAGACATCTTAACCACTCTTTTGAGATCGAGAGGTTTTCCGAGCTATTCCACTCGGTTTTTCAGACCATGATGTATGCTTCTAAAGATAATCAACATTTTGCCCCACTGCACTGTGGATCTTTTCACACTTCCTGCTGGGTGATGCTGCAATAAGGAAGGCACTGGATTAGACTCGATTCAGCCTGGCGTAGTCTTCAGAAGATTCATTCACCTACACTCAAAGCACTCTTAGTGCTATTTGGCACCAAAGTGACTACCAATGAATGTTCCACTAATTGCTAGCTTGCTCACCTGGGCACTACTTCCAACCTCCTCCAGATGTCAGCATGTACATAATAATAGAGTAGCTCTACTGGTTGCTTCCCACTCCATATTTTTcctgactttttttttttctactgATAAATGGGTAGGCCTAGACCActatcattcattcattcatattaTTGTTCAGTGTGTTCATAATATTAGTACTTGGTTTAAGTGTGACAGTGTTACATAGTCATTGTGTGTTACCGTTACCATTTCTACTGGTTTGGTTCATGGTTCAATAGCACAGATTCTTCTCTAGTTCTGTCCACTACTTTCACACTTTCATGGTACTTAATCCCAGACTGATGCATTAGTGCTGAGCATCATTCAAAATACTGGGGCATGTTTGGTTGCTATGTCACATGCTTTACTAAAATTGCTAATCCTTTAATGTGTCTTCAAATTGTCACCCTTTCATAGCCTACTGGATAATTTATATACTGTTAGTGTTTTTTCATGTACTCTCtcatttaatatattttattgttTGGTTTCCATTAGACTAGTCCTATGATATCTGATTCCATGTTATTTATTACCTTCCTTCTGATCTTTTTCAGCTAATCCATCTACATTTATATAAGTTATTAAAAATATTAGGATGTGTTTGCAAGTCTTGGCTCGACTCTATTCTCTGTGATGTGCTAGTTTTCTACTTCATAGATTCTATGCAGATTTCTTCTTGATCTCTCTCATGAAATATATTTCACAATGGTTATGTTATAGTGTAAATGTTTTCTTCGATTCAGGGTCTTCCTTAACAGTTCTTCCACTAGTTTTACATTTGTAAATATAaccaattttttttctttttcatgTTTCCCTATTTGCTTATACTATAGTCAGCTACATGTTTAACTAATATAAGGATTGCCATGTCATTTATAATCTCCCCGTggtatagtggtaagacactcgcctggcattttgcgagcactttgtcctgggttcgtatcctggccggggaagatttactgggcgccaatccttaactgtagcctctgtttaacccaactgTAAAATGGTTACCtgattgttaaacaatttggcaggTCGCAAGAATTTAAGAactattgtatatataaataaataaaataaaataaagtttaTTAAAAACTTTTTTCTTTTCTGTCGATTCTAAATGTTTTTTACTTCAATACCTAAAATGGATGGTGCTTTTTCTTTTCCCTTTTCAATAgcttgtatgtgggtgtgtgttttttCTAATTGTTTTACCATTATATGTTTTGGAAAAGACagtttaattatttatattaacTTTCCTCACCAGGACTTGCTAGGATGCAAGGTGTACACTTGCCTTGATGAATGTGACAAAGCAGTAGCAGAGTATGCTAAGAAGTATGGTGCTATGGGCATCTTGGGTCAGGATTCTGATTACATAATTTACCACACAGCTCATTACTATTTTTCTATAAATCACCTAAACCTTGAAACATTGGACACTATTATGTACGACCGCAATGCTCTGGCCCGCATCCTCCACATCACTGTTGATCAACTGCCTCTGCTCTCCTGCCTTATTGGTAAGCAGCTGGTTCTTTCTCAGTACTCTGAAACAATTTCTGATGATAGCATTCAGAAATTTTGTTTATGGCATAATGACTTTGGCTgtagataaaaaaaatatttatacaatGAAGTAGTTATGCATATGTAATACCTATGCATATCTTAAACTTTATTTTACACACTAATGTATATATGATATTTGTGTAAATGTTGATCTTTTGTAATCATCTACCCAttactgttgaaaaaaaaaaaattttctttgaggagccccttggtggcatCCTGAAGCCATTACAATGTGATGGCTTCCAGCACTAGatcacatcagtcacaggagtcctgtttagcctaccagagaccagagccagaacctggttcctcctcacagaggcacagacgATTATCACCACCCTCgctgggaaagcatccagaaactcAGCGAAGCTTTACCAACAATTCTAACATTCATAGAAAACAAAGCATTGAAACAGCCAACTGACTCCACAAATGGTTCATTAAGAACAAGTTGTTCACTCAAAACTATCATGAACCCATTAATACCAATGGGTGTCACCATGTAGCCTGGAGTCTGCAGCCTTAACCAGCTCCAAAAGTCAGTCCTGAGTTCCTGCGCAACGAACTGATGAACCTGGTAGGGAAGGAGGGACTTTGAGGAACCACTGGGGCTTTACCAGAAAGAGGTATtttattacatttaatgctggttttctggagtGAGCCCCTTGATGGCACCCTGTAGCTAAGTAACCACAGAGAAGGAAGAAATGGGACTTATCAGGGAGGAGGAGAGATGGCAGGCACTTGGATGAAGAAGACAATGTTGGCTGGGGAAACCTGGTCCAGTGCCACACAAGACTGGTACCAGAACTATTGACCAAATTCTGGATTACCAAGACTGTTAGACCTCCAAAATCTCCAAGCCTGAATATTGGCCATGACATTTTAAAGAAAACAGCAGGCAACACAGCATTTGTATGAACATCATGGGGTCtgagggtagactgcaggctggctagtttTGATGACACTGCAGACAACCTGAGAAGAGAGGGATAAGGGTGGTGTTAGTGTCGCTCACATTTACACTTGGTTCAAACCCTTGTGTGTTTTTGCATTATTAAATTTGCATCTTTTAGCATAGCTATTTCTTTTTTATGGTGAAAAATCTAGAATAGGGATGCTTAATGCAATATTTGTTATGAATACAGTATTTGACATAGATTAGTTCAGATTACTCATGTCAATCTGTTCTAAATCCATTTAACTATAAAAGTTCATCCCCACACCTTAAAATTTGGTATGAAGTGCTATTAATTTGTAGAAAAGTTTGATTATGTACTTGAGAGAAGTttgctgaagtacagtacagtacttgtgaTGTGAGAGTAGTGAGGAATAGCTGAAGGTTTGTTCATATGCTGATGCTGAGTAAAATAATAAAAGCAGGGAAATTGAGTGCGAGAGTAATTTGACGAGTACAGAAAAACTTTGTGATCTTGGGGCAAGAGACTGAATAATTAAACATTAGTTACCTGTGGGAGTAGTACAAGGAATGTTCAGTCAAGAATGGCAAGCATGCATGTGGAGTTGCATTAACTGGTGGTAGAATATATTGGACCCGATATTGTATATACAGGTATCTTCTGTAGTCTTTGTTTTTCTGCATCATCATCATAAGTACTTGTACTCTAAGGTCAAATGCCATAGGTCATAGCTGAAAACATGTATCATCTAGAAtataagtacatcctacaatactGAATTAccacatcttttttttttttaatgtttgaaATTGAAGGGAATGATGTGATACGTCAAGAGGATTTACTACTGTTCCACCAGCAGTCACTAAAGATggccagtcatcaccaccaccgtcatcataaCCGACCCCCACCAGAAATTCTCATTCCCAAGGTTGCCGCctttatcaacacacagccccccatgGATGTTCTTCAGCAGCAGCTTCCCCTCCTTGCCAGGTCAGAACTTGTGTATAATCTCAGCCTTGAATAAAAAGGATAAAAGTACATGTATACAAAAGAAGAAAATGGGCCATTCTTTGGTATTTGTAAAGCCAGTGAAGGATGAGATTTCTAAAGAGAAGGTGGTAGCGGAGAAGGAAGGAGTGTGTGCATAAGGACAGCAGATAATAAAAATGTCACCCATGTGTGTACAGTGCTCTCTCCAAAATACAGATTGTTCCAGACCAAATCTGAATTTGTGTACAATCAAGATTTTAATATGCTACCCTTTTTTTTGGCTATTTATCACCAAAGTTTCTAAGATTTGTCTTATCGTAAATAATAAAGTATATGGTTCAGCATATTCAGAcatataaatatgtaaataataaatttgtgtgcatatatatgatTATTGTgcagaaaatatttatttattcactTCTTTTTAAGAACAGTCTGCTCTAAACAACCCAGATGCAGCAAAATGCAGTTACAGTACCATGGCATGCCATCTTTTAAATAAATGTATTCACCCTGATAGGGTCTTGAAGCCCTCAATGCACCTGGTTTATGCCATTCTCTCGGCTACAGACTAACTGTTGACTACCAACAGCTGGCACCAGGCTACAGTGCTGTGTAAATTATTGGTATAGAGCATCATTTGAATCCTCAAGTTTAAAAGGTTACAATgttttttgtcttttttttttcaaCTACTGCTCTTTGTAATTAAAATAAACTGTATATGATCGGCTTCCTTTACGTTTTGTCGGAAACAACACTAACGGTGGTGCTATTTGTAATGCATACTCCTCTGCCAGCTACTTGCATTTCCAGCCTCGTTCACCTGCCTTTAATAACTTCACCTTACTCAAAGTTAGGAAGTTCCTCTTACCCTTGCCTGATGTTCCAATGCTACTCTTGCTACACAACCTATCTTCAACTTAGAAATAAtgctacatgtatatatatatagtatcagaAGAAAGTCTATTGAAAATATTTAAGTAATGAGAGGTCAGACTGCACACTCAAAAAGAACACACAGATGTTACACATGCCCTCGTTTTGTTAAATGTttagagataaaaaaaaaaaaaacaagattaGCAAAAACAAGATAAGATTGAAATTACTCTGAGAACCAGTGATTTAGGTTTCATCTCATTTCCCTCTGAAATTCTGGATTTTGTTAGAAATCTATAAATATCAGAGGGAGTTAGTTGTTGGGTTTGATCAGTTGTTTAGACGGAATCTGCTATACTGTATagatattgttttttttttttgttatacagtatttaaattaacctaacctaacctacaggggcctgatggctgagtgaacagtgctctggattcgtagtcctatggttccgggttcgatccccggtgaaggcggaaacaaatgggcagagtttctttcatcctgatgcacttgttcacctagcagtatataggtacctgggagttagacagctgctacggcttgcttcctgggggtgtgtaacaaaaaggaggcttggtcaaGAACCGGGCCGTGGGaatactaagccccgaaatcatctgaagataacctcaagatagtcaaaTGGTGAAAAAAGTTAGTTCACTGCGATTCATGATTTTTGTCAAATGGATTAGAAATCTAGTTTCATCATCCTGAAACATTTGTCCAAACATGACCATTCAGTATAGTAGTTTGTGCCTGGTAGCTGCAGATGCTTGGTGGTTGTAGAGGAAAGCTCCACCTTATGAAGTAATTCTAAGCCTGTTGGAAGTAATTAATTTCTTTTCAAGATTCCTTTACTAATATGAGTGCTATAATGATTACTGGTAAATATAAAATCATTGCTTTTCTGATTAGAGAAAAGGAAATGACACATATCAACAAAAAATCAATGTTGTGGAAAATGCATCTCAATTTTCTATtgtatttcttaactaaaatacatCAAATTCCTTGGTGAGTAGGCCTATGcttatttttttgtatttaaatGATGTTCAGTACATTGAAAACATTTATAGCCTGATAGTTACTTCAATCATGTGTTTTCCTTGGAAAATACTTGGGGTGCTGTTTTTTTATAAGAACCACCACCCTCGAGCATAACTTTTCAAACTTAAAGCAGAGATAATAGCCACAGCTAATAGTAGATACATTTATACAAGGGTTCTCTCTAACCAGTGAAAAATATATATCGCCATTACAATGTCAGAATTATGCTTGGTCCCTGGACTTTCTTTCGGATTTAGGAGTTACTGCCAAAAGTTTACCGAGATGGATTTATGGTTGTCATTTGATTTGGGTTTGTTTCTATGCTGAAGGATCTTCATCTGTGAGTGGGAGATATGTGTTGTGCTCCTTTGTTCAAGATTGATAATTAAACTGGCCTCCCTTGGGAGGCCCCCATTTTCTTGTCCCAGTTAGGGATTTTGATTCGCTACCATTAATTACACAGGTTTCCAAATTTTCACTTTTGCAGGGTAGGCAGGACTTGCTTTATTTCTTGCTGCTAAGTTAGACTTGGCTGAAATTTAAAAATTCCATGCCAGATGTACAATTCTATATC includes these proteins:
- the LOC138370095 gene encoding constitutive coactivator of peroxisome proliferator-activated receptor gamma-like produces the protein MGVRGLQSFLESHCGQACYSVNIGKVADEYLRRTGKTPLIVVDGMSCMRKLYGKLNWVCGGQWKGYIDHIKDFYKSLTAHNITLVVFFDGNTPERKRETWTHRRLENLKDVITYFSIVKSNKELEHGKHFFIPTGLAAFTPLIFKDLLGCKVYTCLDECDKAVAEYAKKYGAMGILGQDSDYIIYHTAHYYFSINHLNLETLDTIMYDRNALARILHITVDQLPLLSCLIGNDVIRQEDLLLFHQQSLKMASHHHHRHHNRPPPEILIPKVAAFINTQPPMDVLQQQLPLLARVVFRDEGRAHLLAEGIKMYQLDIDGPDEFTERSEDTSGLDIMERVRLRHIDSELGRHLYTILRGEAYESSTTLEDYSSNLPSGAIAFQPLRAKIYRILQKSVKEM